A genome region from Planctomycetota bacterium includes the following:
- a CDS encoding UDP-N-acetylmuramoyl-tripeptide--D-alanyl-D-alanine ligase: MKDFLTPEEFASATGGKWLDPAPASIGGVAIDTRGDLTGKMFLALRGEKSDGHAYLDAAKKSGAEAAMIERRECTCDGLPRLLVADVQAALTAAAVAWRKKLRCRTVAITGSAGKTTTRRLLAAAFEPFGLTHSSPKSFNNHLGVPLTILSAPRDTKFLAVEIGMNHAGEIEPLAKLTRPEIALIVNSGSTHLGGLGSREAIAREKCAIARGLDTSGIFVIHGDSPGLTEIARTERLPAGGVLQLFGQGGMCLWRLRSREVAADGTQKLVVQGPRCEIRFTLRLPGHYNAINATGAIAVIGAMGLDPQRAADAMSAVVPSEGRMVRERVGQIEVYNDSYNANPEAVLAAVASFAEVSATALRRVVALGDMLELGEESRALHRMVGEKLASAFDGKPPDLLMTSGPLSAEIAQSLKASSPQAQVEMVTDLAAEAPRLARLLKDGDALLIKGSRVSGMERLLEVVRSAKSPAEIAKTS, translated from the coding sequence GTGAAGGATTTTCTCACGCCGGAGGAGTTTGCTTCCGCCACCGGGGGAAAATGGCTCGATCCGGCGCCCGCCTCGATCGGGGGAGTGGCCATCGACACTCGCGGCGATCTCACGGGGAAAATGTTCCTGGCCCTGCGCGGCGAGAAGAGCGACGGTCATGCCTACCTGGACGCCGCAAAGAAGTCCGGCGCCGAGGCGGCGATGATCGAGCGGCGCGAGTGCACCTGCGACGGCCTTCCGCGCCTGTTGGTGGCGGATGTTCAAGCGGCCCTAACGGCTGCCGCCGTCGCCTGGCGAAAAAAACTTCGCTGCCGCACCGTCGCCATCACCGGCAGCGCCGGCAAGACCACCACGCGCCGGCTTCTGGCCGCGGCGTTTGAACCCTTCGGCCTCACGCACTCCAGCCCCAAGAGCTTCAACAACCATCTGGGTGTTCCGCTCACCATATTGTCGGCGCCGCGGGACACCAAGTTCCTGGCGGTCGAGATCGGCATGAACCACGCAGGCGAAATCGAACCGCTGGCGAAGTTGACGCGGCCCGAGATCGCCCTGATTGTGAACAGCGGCTCCACGCACCTGGGCGGACTGGGCAGCCGTGAGGCGATCGCCAGGGAAAAGTGCGCCATTGCGCGCGGCCTGGACACCTCGGGCATCTTCGTGATCCACGGCGATTCTCCGGGCCTGACGGAAATCGCCCGCACCGAACGCCTGCCCGCGGGTGGAGTGCTGCAACTCTTCGGTCAGGGGGGCATGTGCCTCTGGCGATTGCGCTCCCGCGAAGTCGCGGCGGACGGCACCCAGAAACTGGTGGTGCAGGGGCCGCGCTGCGAAATCCGCTTCACGCTGCGCCTGCCCGGCCACTACAACGCGATCAACGCCACCGGGGCCATCGCCGTGATCGGGGCGATGGGTCTGGACCCGCAGCGGGCAGCCGACGCCATGAGCGCAGTGGTTCCCTCCGAAGGCCGGATGGTCCGGGAGCGGGTGGGCCAGATCGAGGTCTACAACGACTCCTACAACGCCAACCCGGAGGCGGTGCTGGCCGCGGTCGCTTCCTTCGCCGAAGTTTCCGCCACGGCGCTGCGCCGCGTGGTCGCCCTGGGGGACATGCTCGAACTTGGGGAGGAAAGCCGGGCTTTGCACCGGATGGTCGGCGAGAAGCTGGCCAGCGCCTTCGATGGCAAGCCGCCCGATCTGCTGATGACCTCGGGGCCGCTGAGCGCCGAGATCGCGCAGAGCCTGAAGGCCTCCTCGCCGCAGGCCCAGGTGGAAATGGTCACCGACCTGGCCGCCGAAGCGCCGCGACT